The Papio anubis isolate 15944 chromosome 1, Panubis1.0, whole genome shotgun sequence genome window below encodes:
- the SFT2D2 gene encoding vesicle transport protein SFT2B isoform X1, whose amino-acid sequence MDKLKKVLSGQDTEDRSGLSEVVEASSLSWGTRIKGFIACFAIGILCSLLGTLLLWVPRKGLHLFAVFYTFGNIASIGSTIFLMGPVKQLKRMFEPTRLIATIMVLLCFALTLCSAFWWHNKGLALIFCILQSLALTWYSLSFIPFARDAVKKCFAVCLA is encoded by the exons ATGGACAAGCTGAAGAAGGTGCTAAGCGGGCAGGACACGGAGGACCGCAGCGGCCTGTCTGAG gtTGTTGAGGCATCTTCATTAAGCTGGGGGACCAGGATAAAAGGCTTCATTGCGTGTTTTGCTATAGGAATTCTCTGCTCACTGCTG ggtactcTTCTGCTGTGGGTGCCCAGGAAGGGATTACACCTCTTCGCAGTGTTTTATACCTTTGGTAATATCGCATCAATTGGGag TACCATCTTCCTCATGGGACCAGTGAAACAGCTGAAGCGAATGTTTGAACCTACACGTTTGATTGCAACTATCATGGTGCTG TTGTGTTTTGCACTTACCCTGTGTTCTGCCTTTTgg tgGCATAACAAGGGACTTGCACTTATCTTCTGCATTTTGCAGTCTTTGGCACTGACGTG gTATAGTCTTTCCTTCATACCATTTGCAAG
- the SFT2D2 gene encoding vesicle transport protein SFT2B isoform X2, with protein MDKLKKVLSGQDTEDRSGLSEVVEASSLSWGTRIKGFIACFAIGILCSLLGTLLLWVPRKGLHLFAVFYTFGNIASIGSTIFLMGPVKQLKRMFEPTRLIATIMVLWHNKGLALIFCILQSLALTWYSLSFIPFARDAVKKCFAVCLA; from the exons ATGGACAAGCTGAAGAAGGTGCTAAGCGGGCAGGACACGGAGGACCGCAGCGGCCTGTCTGAG gtTGTTGAGGCATCTTCATTAAGCTGGGGGACCAGGATAAAAGGCTTCATTGCGTGTTTTGCTATAGGAATTCTCTGCTCACTGCTG ggtactcTTCTGCTGTGGGTGCCCAGGAAGGGATTACACCTCTTCGCAGTGTTTTATACCTTTGGTAATATCGCATCAATTGGGag TACCATCTTCCTCATGGGACCAGTGAAACAGCTGAAGCGAATGTTTGAACCTACACGTTTGATTGCAACTATCATGGTGCTG tgGCATAACAAGGGACTTGCACTTATCTTCTGCATTTTGCAGTCTTTGGCACTGACGTG gTATAGTCTTTCCTTCATACCATTTGCAAG